TTGCGCCAAAAGTCTTGCTGGTGTTGGAGCCCCAATTTGGTCGTTTACAATATTCAAGGAATCGCGCTCAAGAGCCAACCGTAACATTGTTTTCATGAAATTATTGCCACGTGCACTGTAAACCCAGCTGGTTCTCAAAATATAATGTTTGACAGAGCTACTAGACAGATTTTTCAAAACCTTTTGCTCGCCTGCTAGCTTGCTTTTCCCGTAAACCGAGAGTGGTCCAATGGCATCACTCTCTTTCCACGCTTTTGTTCCAGTGCCGGGATACACGTAATCTGTTGAGAAGTGAATTAACGTACAGGAAATTCCAGACTGGCTCCTAGAAAGTACAAATTCCGAGAGTAACTCAGGAAGCTTATCATTTAATGCAAAGCACTCGGTCTCTTCGTCCTCTGCTCTATCTACAGCAGTGTAAGCCGCTGCGTTTAAAATTATATTCGGTTGATGTTTCAAAAGGTACGCATGGACTTCAGACTCATTTGCAAGGTTCAACTCCGAGCGTTCAGGCGCGATTACCTTTCCAAAAAAATGAAATGCTCGGACAAGTTCGAATCCCACCTGCCCACTAGCACCTGTTACTAAGATAGTGCTTCGCATTAATGAACCTCTCCTAAACGCGTACCTTGATATCTCCGATCTTGCACACGCTGCCACCATCCCTTGTTTGCTAAA
This genomic interval from Idiomarinaceae bacterium HL-53 contains the following:
- a CDS encoding dTDP-4-dehydrorhamnose reductase, producing MRSTILVTGASGQVGFELVRAFHFFGKVIAPERSELNLANESEVHAYLLKHQPNIILNAAAYTAVDRAEDEETECFALNDKLPELLSEFVLSRSQSGISCTLIHFSTDYVYPGTGTKAWKESDAIGPLSVYGKSKLAGEQKVLKNLSSSSVKHYILRTSWVYSARGNNFMKTMLRLALERDSLNIVNDQIGAPTPARLLAQLSVLLVIKDADSGIYHAAPRGETSWFEFAKAIFEQAKSRLSFMIDESGICGIPTENYPTPAVRPLNSRLNLEKVERVLDIELPHWKDELELTLDEYLEQVSGSTKHGL